In Helianthus annuus cultivar XRQ/B chromosome 8, HanXRQr2.0-SUNRISE, whole genome shotgun sequence, a single genomic region encodes these proteins:
- the LOC110870571 gene encoding uncharacterized protein LOC110870571 has translation METPTGKVQPRLAPASIVQSSESQQKKKEPVRDYSSIPFPGRFKREKEAEQFSRFLGLFKQLHINLPFVEALAHMPKYDKFLKGILSNKKKLEELSHVSLSEECSAVLQNRLPKKMTDPGSFTIPCLIGDLSVSNALADLGASINLIPYAVFAKLKLGEPSPTRMSLQLADRSVKYPRGIVENMLVKVDKFVFPVDFVILDMDEDTQIPLILGRPFLATARALIDVYDGKLTLLVEDDMVTFDINRSMTHPREHDDTLYFVDTIMSHVGRCLSKVVERKELEERPSVESPPSLELKDLPSHLEYAFLDEGSQLPVIISSELTEEEKTKLMGVLKAHKQAITWKLVDIKGINPSFCTHKNLMEDEFKPVVQP, from the exons ATGGAGACTCCCACTGGCAAGGTGCAACCCAGGCTAGCCCCAGCAAGTATCGTACAGTCCAGTGAGTCTCAGCAGAAGAAGAAGGAGCCCGTTCGTGATTATTCATCTATTCCTTTTCCGGGCAGATTCAAGAGAGAGAAGGAAGCGGAGCAGTTCTCTAGATTCTTAGGTTTGTTTAAGCAGCTCCATATTAATCTTCCTTTCGTAGAGGCTCTAGCGCATATGCCTAAGTATGACAAATTCTTAAAGGGCATTCTTAGTAATAAGAAGAAGTTGGAGGAGTTATCACATGTGTCCTTGAGTGAGGAGTGCTCGGCAGTTCTTCAGAATCGTCTTCCCAAGAAGATGACTGATCCGGGTAGCTTTACTATTCCATGCTTGATTGGTGATCTATCAGTcagcaatgccttggccgacctGGGAGCTAgcataaatttgataccctatGCAGTGTTTGCTAAGCTCAAGCTAGGCGAGCCTTCTCCTACTCGTATGAGTCTGCAGCTTGCGGATCGGTCAGTGAAATATCCTCGAGGGATTGTGGAGAATATGTTAGTGAAAGTCGACAAGTTTGTCTTCCCTGTTGACTTTGTGATCTTAGACATGGATGAGGATACTCAAATTCCTTTGATTCTTGGTCGACCATTCCTAGCTACCGCGAGAGCATTGATTGATGTTTATGATGGTAAGCTAACACTTCTCGTAGAGGATGATATGGTCACCTTTGATATCAATAGGTCGATGACTCATCCTAGAGAGCACGATGATACTCTCTACTTCGTTGACACCATCATGTCACATGTGGGTCGTTGCTTGAGTAAG GTAGTTGAGAGGAAGGAGCTTGAGGAGAGGCCATCTGTGGAGAGTCCCCCGTCCCTGGAGCTGAAAGATTTACCATCTCATCTGGAGTATGCCTTTCTGGATGAGGGTTCTCAGTTACCTGTCATCATCTCTTCAGAGTTGACAGAGGAGGAGAAGACGAAGTTGATGGGTGTGCTTAAGGCACACAAGCAGGCGATCACATGGAAGCTCGTTGACATAAAGGGTATCAACCCTTCGTTCTGCACACATAAGAATCTGATGGAGGATGAGTTTAAGCCCGTAGTTCAGCCGTAG